A single region of the Mycobacterium lentiflavum genome encodes:
- a CDS encoding acyltransferase family protein, producing the protein MRSAEIKGEIKALTGLRIVAAVWVVLFHFRPMLSDISPDFRENLAPVLNCGAQGVDLFFILSGFVLTWNYLDRMGRSWSTRETLHFLWLRLARVWPVYLVTMHLAALLVILSLHVGHVPLPEANDLTAVSYIRQVLLVQLWFEPFFDGTSWDGPAWSISAEWLAYLLFGLLALVVFRMKLATRARTLMWLAVAASLPPVLMLLASGHFYTPWSWLPRIVTQFAAGALACAAVRRLRLSDRGRHIAGYLSLLLLAAVVGVLYWFNAHPISGVEENDSGGVVDALFVPLVITLAVGVGSLPRLLSTRVMVYGGQISFCLYMVHELVHTSWGWAVEQFELTPWESDSPWKWNVLGLFAITVALSSLLYHVVEEPARRWMRRMVDVRPAAQPTEPAPAKVHQIDGGLEPIAERTAS; encoded by the coding sequence TTTCCGCGAGAACCTGGCTCCGGTGCTCAATTGCGGCGCCCAAGGCGTCGACCTGTTCTTCATCCTCAGCGGGTTCGTGCTGACCTGGAACTACCTGGACCGGATGGGCCGTTCCTGGTCGACGCGCGAGACCCTGCACTTCCTGTGGCTGCGGTTGGCTCGGGTGTGGCCGGTTTACCTGGTCACCATGCACCTGGCCGCGCTGCTGGTGATCCTGTCGCTGCACGTCGGCCACGTTCCGCTGCCCGAGGCGAACGACCTCACCGCGGTCAGCTACATCCGCCAGGTCCTGCTCGTGCAGCTGTGGTTCGAGCCGTTCTTCGACGGAACCAGCTGGGACGGACCGGCCTGGTCGATCAGCGCGGAATGGCTGGCTTACCTGCTGTTCGGCCTGCTCGCCCTGGTGGTCTTCCGGATGAAGCTGGCCACTCGGGCGCGGACCCTGATGTGGCTGGCCGTCGCGGCGTCGCTGCCGCCGGTGCTGATGCTCTTGGCCAGCGGCCACTTCTACACGCCGTGGAGTTGGTTGCCGCGGATTGTGACGCAGTTCGCCGCCGGGGCGCTGGCCTGCGCGGCCGTGCGCCGGTTGCGGCTGAGCGATCGCGGTCGCCACATCGCCGGATACCTCTCGTTGCTGTTGCTGGCCGCCGTGGTAGGCGTCCTGTACTGGTTTAACGCCCATCCGATCAGCGGGGTCGAGGAAAACGACAGCGGCGGCGTGGTCGACGCGCTGTTCGTCCCCCTGGTCATCACGCTGGCGGTCGGCGTGGGCAGCCTGCCCAGGCTGCTGTCGACCCGGGTGATGGTCTACGGCGGGCAGATCTCGTTCTGCTTGTACATGGTGCACGAGCTGGTGCACACGTCCTGGGGATGGGCGGTCGAACAATTCGAGCTCACGCCGTGGGAGTCCGATTCCCCCTGGAAGTGGAACGTGCTGGGCCTGTTTGCGATTACCGTGGCGCTGTCCAGCCTGCTCTATCACGTCGTGGAGGAGCCCGCCCGTCGCTGGATGCGCAGGATGGTCGACGTCCGTCCCGCCGCCCAGCCCACCGAGCCGGCCCCGGCCAAGGTTCACCAGATCGACGGTGGACTGGAACCGATCGCCGAGCGCACAGCGTCCTGA
- a CDS encoding Rv0518 family GDSL lipase, with translation MSRLAAFVVNLALLVGLGCEAVAHPAPVRPYQALTLDGRLTHIAVVGDSYTTGTDEGGLGPNAWTALAWQALTKRGLQIDADVAAEGRAGYAVPGDHGSIFEDLTVRSVKADDVLVVFFGSRNDQGTDPGMLAGRARDTFQVARILAPTARFLVIGPPWPTADVPENVLQIRDVLNSEARAAGAAFVDPIGAHWFVDRPDLIGPDGVHPNDAGHRYLADKIAPLIRTQLFR, from the coding sequence GTGAGTCGTCTGGCCGCGTTCGTCGTCAACCTCGCTCTGCTGGTAGGCCTGGGCTGTGAAGCCGTGGCACACCCGGCACCCGTGCGGCCCTACCAGGCATTGACGCTGGATGGCCGGCTGACCCACATCGCGGTGGTCGGCGACTCCTACACGACCGGGACCGACGAGGGCGGCCTGGGCCCGAACGCGTGGACCGCCCTTGCCTGGCAGGCACTCACCAAACGCGGCCTTCAGATCGACGCCGACGTGGCGGCCGAGGGCAGGGCCGGTTATGCCGTACCCGGCGACCACGGCAGCATCTTCGAGGATCTGACCGTCAGGTCGGTCAAGGCCGACGACGTGCTGGTGGTGTTCTTCGGCTCCCGCAACGACCAGGGCACCGATCCCGGCATGCTGGCCGGCCGGGCGCGCGACACCTTCCAAGTCGCGCGGATCCTGGCACCGACGGCGAGATTCCTGGTGATCGGGCCGCCGTGGCCGACCGCCGATGTGCCCGAAAACGTGTTGCAGATTCGTGACGTGCTCAACTCCGAGGCGCGCGCCGCGGGCGCGGCGTTCGTCGACCCGATCGGCGCCCACTGGTTCGTCGACAGGCCGGACCTGATCGGCCCAGATGGCGTGCACCCCAACGACGCCGGGCACCGATACTTGGCTGACAAGATTGCGCCGCTGATTCGCACGCAGCTATTCAGGTAG